In Onychostoma macrolepis isolate SWU-2019 chromosome 04, ASM1243209v1, whole genome shotgun sequence, one DNA window encodes the following:
- the LOC131538615 gene encoding uncharacterized protein LOC131538615 isoform X2, translated as MLKWRVLLRRCRCRSMIYNSRPLPGALDEALEKIKELEELVSSLTISRALLDRWCVSDEDFSQTRCPVSPLLTTCHPVPSFSPISVTLSSCSPASNIGHHKISVKENVLQESSVNIIPSKVSYNRSREELVLT; from the exons ATGTTGAAATGGAGAGTGTTGCTACGGCGCTGCCGGTGCAGGAGCATGATTTACAACAGCCGCCCTCTTCCGG GTGCTCTTGATGAGGcactggaaaaaataaaggaGCTGGAGGAACTGGTGTCGAGCCTTACCATCTCTCGAGCTTTGCTGGATAGATGGTGTGTGTCTGATGAAGACTTCAG CCAAACCAGGTGCCCTGTGTCTCCTCTTCTCACTACTTGTCATCCAGTGCCATCATTCTCACCTATTTCAGTAACATTATCATCCTGCTCACCAGCCAGTAACATCGGCCATCACAAGATCAG tgtaaaagaaaatgtattgcAAGAATCTTCAGTCAACATCATCCCCAGCAAGG TTTCATATAACAGAAGCAGAGAAGAGCTTGTCCTAACCTAG
- the LOC131538615 gene encoding uncharacterized protein LOC131538615 isoform X1, giving the protein MLKWRVLLRRCRCRSMIYNSRPLPGALDEALEKIKELEELVSSLTISRALLDRWCVSDEDFRYFTRFSNKNISLVFWRSIEPSASKIVYWSKAKRIGTSTVEKEVVKPSPQRKMQLIEFFMFCLRVAVGLREIVLAEIFQVNTSTVSRITITWSNYLYLVLGSVQIWMTWEQVRRTMPVKFQQYCPNVRVIIDCTVFRYECPEAITLHSETFSTY; this is encoded by the exons ATGTTGAAATGGAGAGTGTTGCTACGGCGCTGCCGGTGCAGGAGCATGATTTACAACAGCCGCCCTCTTCCGG GTGCTCTTGATGAGGcactggaaaaaataaaggaGCTGGAGGAACTGGTGTCGAGCCTTACCATCTCTCGAGCTTTGCTGGATAGATGGTGTGTGTCTGATGAAGACTTCAGGTATTTCACGAGGTTCTCAAACAAAAACATCTCTCTTGTTTTCTGGAGATCTATTGAGCCCTCTGCATCCAAGATTGTGTACTGGTCCAAAGCCAAGAGGATTGGAACTTCAACTGTAGAGAAAGAGGTTGTGAAGCCAAGCCCCCAGCGCAAGATGCAGCTCATTgagtttttcatgttttgctTGCGAGTCGCTGTCGGTCTTAGAGAGATAGTTTTGGCTGAGATATTTCAAGTGAACACTTCTACAGTGAGTCGCATTACAATAACATGGTCCAACTACTTATACCTTGTGTTGGGATCAGTTCAAATCTGGATGACCTGGGAGCAGGTGAGACGGACGATGCCTGTGAAATTTCAGCAGTACTGCCCAAATGTGAGGGTCATTATTGACTGCACAGTGTTCAGATATGAGTGCCCAGAGGCAATTACCCTCCACTCTGAAACATTCTCAACCTACTAG
- the LOC131538602 gene encoding gastrula zinc finger protein XlCGF8.2DB-like, with the protein MVFIKEESEDMKIEEAFRVKHEDTEEQTKMVFIKEESEDVKIEEAFRVKHEDTEEQTDLMSLKEESQELNEMEEKELGSFLTGKKPIKTTKTSSRKRAQKTKSNTCHQCGKSFIHKQSLKAHMRIHTGEKPFTCQQCEKSFSHKGNLMNHMRIHTGEKPFTCQQCGKSFSQSGHLINHMRIHTGEKPFICQQCGKIFTQKWSLIKHLRIHTGEKPFTCDQCGKSFTHKDTLNAHRKSHFGENSYVCQQCGKIFSNKVSFKTHMRVHTGEKPYTCSQCEKSFGYKQSLDSHMRIHTGEKPYTCQQCGKSFSRKGDLKLHMVVHTGEKPFTCDRCGKSFGRKVNLNQHVKMHFWKDLVLEF; encoded by the exons ATggtgtttattaaagaggagagtgaagacatgaagattgaagaagcattcagagtcaaacatgaagatactgaggagCAAACAAAGATggtgtttattaaagaggagagcgAAGACGTGAAGATTGAAGAAGcattcagagtcaaacatgaagatactgaggaacaaacag ACCTGATGTCACTGAAAGAGGAGAGTCAAGAATTGAATGAAATGGAAGAGAAGGAACTTGGTAGTTTTTTAACTGGAAAAAAACCCATAAAGACCACAAAGACTTCCTCACGAAAAAGAGCCCAGAAGACCAAATCTAACACCTgccatcagtgtggaaagagttttataCATAAACAATCACTTAAGGcccacatgagaattcatactggagaaaagcctttcacctgccaacagtgtgaaAAGAGCTTCAGTCACAAAGGGAACCTTATGAACCATATGagaatccacactggagagaaaccttttacctgccaacagtgtggaaagagcttcagTCAAAGCGGGCACCTCATAaaccacatgagaattcatactggagagaagcctttcatctgccaacagtgtggaaaaatTTTCACTCAAAAGTGGAGCCTCATAAAACACTTGagaatccacactggagaaaagccattcacatgtgatcagtgtggaaagagtttcacacataAAGACACCCTAAATGCTCACAGGAAGAGTCACTTTGGAGAGAACAGCTATGTATGTCAGCAGTGTGGAAAGATTTTCAGTAATAAAGTAAGCTTCAAGactcacatgagagttcacactggagagaagccttacacatGCTCTCAGTGTGAGAAGAGTTTTGGATATAAACAATCTCTTGATtcccacatgagaattcacaccggagagaaaccCTACACATgtcaacagtgtggaaagagcttctCACGAAAAGGAGACCTTAAGCTTCACATGGTcgttcacaccggagagaagccgttcacatgtgatcggtgtggaaagagttttggaCGTAAAGTAAACCTTAATCAACatgtgaagatgcacttctggAAAGATTTAGTTTTAGAGTTTTAG